From the Exiguobacterium aurantiacum genome, one window contains:
- the gatC gene encoding Asp-tRNA(Asn)/Glu-tRNA(Gln) amidotransferase subunit GatC, with translation MARITEAEVRHVAGLARLAITEDEVTHFTEQLTKILEFAEQLDELDTTGVIPTTHALDLKNVLRKDEVRPSLPREEVERMAPDWENGQVRVPAVFE, from the coding sequence TTGGCTCGAATCACAGAAGCTGAAGTTCGGCACGTCGCCGGACTCGCCCGACTTGCGATCACGGAAGATGAAGTGACGCACTTCACGGAGCAATTGACAAAAATCCTCGAGTTCGCCGAGCAACTCGATGAACTCGATACGACGGGCGTCATCCCGACGACCCATGCCCTAGATTTGAAAAACGTACTACGCAAAGACGAGGTTCGTCCTTCACTTCCACGCGAGGAAGTCGAACGGATGGCACCTGATTGGGAGAACGGCCAAGTCCGTGTCCCAGCGGTCTTTGAATAA
- the gatA gene encoding Asp-tRNA(Asn)/Glu-tRNA(Gln) amidotransferase subunit GatA, whose protein sequence is MSLFNHGVAKLHTLIKEGEVTVSDLVKESFDRIEATDEKIGAFLTLNEDAFEQAKRMDELAKTSDNPLFGLPIGVKDNIVTKGTRTTCASKFLENFVPAHDATVVERLHDAGAVTIGKLNMDEFAMGSSNENSAFKVVRNPWDPTRVPGGSSGGSAATVAAGQVLFSLGSDTGGSIRQPAAYCGVVGMKPTYGLVSRYGLVAFASSLDQIGPLTRTVEDNAYLLNAIAGHCDMDSTSATVDLPDYTESLHGDIKGMKLALPKEFMAEGVSEGVRKQIEQAVETLKSLGATVETVSLPTVKYALPTYYLLASSEASSNLARFDGIRYGRRAEADALEEVFTYSREQGFGEEVKRRIMLGTYALSSGYYDAFYKKSQQVRTLMKQDFAKVFADYDAIIGPTAPTVAFKLGDQLEDPLTMYANDIMTIPVNLAGVPAISVPAGLSEGLPVGLQIIGNHFSEPTLYRVAHAFEQANGGFKMPQL, encoded by the coding sequence ATGAGTTTATTTAATCACGGTGTAGCCAAGCTGCATACGCTTATAAAAGAAGGCGAAGTCACGGTATCCGACCTCGTCAAAGAATCATTTGACCGCATCGAGGCGACCGACGAGAAGATTGGTGCCTTCTTGACGCTCAACGAAGACGCGTTCGAACAGGCGAAACGGATGGACGAGCTCGCCAAGACATCGGACAACCCGCTCTTCGGTTTGCCGATCGGCGTCAAAGACAACATCGTCACGAAAGGGACACGCACGACGTGTGCCTCGAAGTTCCTCGAGAACTTTGTCCCGGCCCATGACGCGACGGTCGTCGAGCGTCTCCATGACGCCGGTGCCGTCACGATCGGGAAACTCAACATGGACGAGTTCGCGATGGGTTCATCGAACGAGAACTCGGCGTTCAAAGTCGTCCGTAACCCGTGGGATCCGACGCGTGTGCCAGGCGGTTCGTCAGGCGGTTCAGCGGCAACGGTCGCGGCCGGTCAAGTCTTGTTCAGCCTCGGCTCGGACACGGGTGGCTCGATTCGTCAACCGGCGGCCTATTGTGGCGTCGTCGGGATGAAACCGACGTACGGTCTCGTCTCACGTTACGGCCTCGTCGCGTTCGCCTCGTCGCTCGACCAAATCGGTCCGCTCACACGTACGGTAGAAGATAACGCCTACTTGTTGAATGCGATCGCCGGTCATTGCGACATGGACTCGACGTCAGCGACGGTCGACCTTCCGGACTACACGGAATCGCTTCACGGCGACATCAAAGGCATGAAGCTCGCACTACCAAAAGAGTTCATGGCCGAAGGGGTGTCGGAAGGTGTCCGTAAACAAATCGAACAAGCGGTCGAGACGCTCAAGTCGCTCGGTGCGACGGTCGAGACCGTCTCGCTCCCGACGGTGAAATATGCGCTCCCGACGTACTACTTACTCGCTTCATCGGAAGCATCTTCGAACCTCGCCCGGTTTGACGGCATCCGTTATGGACGCCGCGCCGAGGCCGATGCGCTTGAAGAAGTGTTCACGTACTCGCGCGAACAAGGTTTCGGGGAAGAAGTGAAACGCCGCATCATGCTTGGGACGTACGCACTCAGCTCGGGTTATTACGATGCGTTCTATAAGAAATCACAACAGGTCCGCACGCTCATGAAGCAAGACTTCGCGAAGGTGTTCGCCGACTACGATGCGATTATCGGACCGACTGCGCCGACGGTCGCGTTCAAACTCGGTGACCAGCTCGAAGACCCGCTCACGATGTATGCCAACGATATTATGACGATCCCGGTCAACTTGGCTGGTGTTCCGGCCATCTCGGTACCGGCCGGCTTGTCAGAAGGCCTCCCGGTCGGTTTACAGATCATCGGGAACCATTTCAGCGAACCAACACTCTACCGCGTGGCCCATGCTTTTGAACAAGCAAACGGCGGTTTCAAGATGCCACAGCTCTAA
- the gatB gene encoding Asp-tRNA(Asn)/Glu-tRNA(Gln) amidotransferase subunit GatB: MNFETIIGIEVHAELSTKSKIWCGCSRTYGAETNTQTCPICLGHPGVLPKLNEEAVNLAIKAAMALNCEIATDTKFDRKNYFYPDTPKAYQISQFDQPIGFNGHVDVEVDGEMKRFRIERVHLEEDAGKMNHTGEKHSVVDFNRTGSPLIEIVSEADMRSPKDAVAYLERLKEVLSFAGVSDVKMEEGSLRCDCNISVRPFGQEPFGTKTELKNLNSFSNVLKALEYEEDRHRKLLITGGVMRQETLRFDEAAKKTILMRVKEGAADYRYFPEPDLVRLEIDEEWKERIRATLPELPVARRERYMNNYGLSAYDAKALTSTREFSDFFEATTAAGAEPKAAANWLMGEVLGHLNKSDDTIATMKLTPSSLAELIRLIGEGTISSKIAKRVFTAMIEEGAEPKAYVEANGLAQISDENLLRGYILDLFEAHPQMIEDFKNGKDRAKGFIIGQIMKQTKGMANPALLDGLFHEEIAKR; encoded by the coding sequence ATGAACTTTGAAACGATCATCGGGATCGAGGTGCACGCCGAGCTGAGCACGAAGTCGAAGATTTGGTGTGGCTGCTCGCGCACATACGGTGCCGAAACGAATACACAGACGTGTCCGATTTGTCTCGGACACCCGGGCGTCTTGCCTAAATTGAACGAAGAGGCGGTTAATCTCGCCATCAAGGCCGCGATGGCACTCAACTGCGAAATCGCGACCGATACGAAATTCGACCGCAAGAACTACTTTTATCCAGATACGCCGAAAGCGTACCAAATCTCGCAGTTCGACCAGCCGATCGGTTTCAACGGTCACGTCGACGTCGAAGTCGACGGTGAGATGAAACGGTTCCGCATCGAACGCGTCCATCTCGAGGAAGATGCTGGGAAGATGAACCACACGGGCGAGAAACATTCGGTCGTCGACTTCAACCGGACCGGGTCACCACTCATCGAAATCGTCAGTGAGGCCGACATGCGCTCACCGAAAGACGCCGTCGCTTACCTCGAGCGCTTGAAAGAAGTGCTCTCGTTCGCCGGCGTCTCGGACGTGAAGATGGAAGAAGGGTCGCTTCGTTGCGACTGTAACATCTCGGTCCGTCCGTTCGGGCAAGAGCCGTTCGGCACGAAGACGGAGCTCAAAAACTTGAACTCGTTCTCGAACGTCTTGAAGGCGCTCGAGTATGAGGAAGACCGTCACCGCAAACTGCTCATCACAGGTGGCGTCATGCGTCAAGAGACGCTCCGTTTTGACGAGGCGGCGAAGAAGACGATTCTCATGCGTGTCAAAGAAGGGGCGGCCGATTACCGCTACTTCCCGGAGCCGGACCTCGTCCGTCTCGAAATCGATGAGGAATGGAAAGAACGCATCCGCGCCACGCTTCCGGAACTTCCGGTCGCACGTCGCGAACGTTATATGAACAACTACGGCTTGTCGGCTTATGACGCCAAGGCGCTCACGTCGACGCGGGAGTTCTCGGACTTCTTCGAAGCGACAACTGCGGCCGGTGCCGAACCGAAAGCGGCCGCCAACTGGCTCATGGGCGAAGTGCTCGGTCACTTGAACAAATCGGACGATACGATCGCGACGATGAAATTGACGCCGAGCTCGCTCGCGGAGTTGATTCGTTTGATTGGAGAAGGTACAATTTCTTCGAAGATCGCCAAACGTGTGTTCACAGCCATGATCGAAGAAGGCGCCGAACCGAAGGCGTACGTCGAAGCGAACGGTCTCGCCCAAATCTCGGATGAAAACTTGCTCCGCGGCTACATCCTCGACTTGTTCGAAGCGCATCCGCAGATGATTGAAGACTTTAAGAATGGGAAAGACCGTGCCAAAGGCTTTATCATCGGGCAAATCATGAAGCAGACGAAAGGGATGGCGAACCCGGCACTCCTCGATGGCTTGTTCCACGAAGAGATCGCCAAACGCTAA
- a CDS encoding diacylglycerol kinase: MQRKRARVIYNPTSGKEVIKRELPYILNRLEDAGYETSTYATKAIGDATLEAVRAAEADFDLIIAAGGDGTLNEVISGLAPLDTRPTIGLIPVGTTNDFARAMRIPLNVVGALDVICDGFEMPVDLGEIEGEKGDIHYFINIAGGGIMTELSYEVPSKLKTALGQLAYYVKGMEKLPLIKPTYIELEHDEGTFSGEVMIFLTSNSNSVGGFEKISPHASLNDGLFDLFILRKCNLFEFIHVVRLLLRGEHLSSPLVEHVKTGRVKMKTTTERMSLNIDGEYGGECTGEMRNLFRHLTVLAPNARIREMEDLNAQYEREQMIKQLFNVSNEKAE; the protein is encoded by the coding sequence ATGCAACGAAAACGCGCACGGGTCATCTATAACCCGACATCTGGAAAAGAAGTGATCAAACGGGAACTCCCGTACATTTTGAACCGCCTCGAGGATGCGGGTTATGAGACGTCGACGTACGCGACGAAAGCAATCGGCGACGCGACGCTCGAGGCCGTTCGGGCCGCGGAGGCCGACTTCGATTTGATTATCGCGGCCGGTGGGGACGGGACGCTGAACGAGGTCATCTCGGGACTCGCCCCGCTCGACACGCGTCCGACGATCGGGCTCATCCCGGTCGGTACGACGAACGACTTTGCCCGAGCGATGCGGATTCCGCTCAACGTCGTCGGCGCCCTCGACGTCATCTGTGACGGATTCGAGATGCCGGTCGACCTCGGTGAGATTGAAGGAGAGAAAGGCGACATCCACTACTTCATTAATATCGCCGGCGGCGGGATTATGACGGAACTGTCGTATGAGGTACCGTCGAAACTGAAGACGGCGCTCGGCCAGCTCGCCTATTACGTCAAAGGGATGGAGAAGCTTCCACTCATCAAGCCGACGTATATCGAGCTCGAGCACGACGAGGGCACGTTTAGCGGCGAGGTCATGATTTTCCTCACGTCGAACTCGAACTCGGTCGGTGGCTTTGAGAAGATCTCACCGCACGCGTCATTGAACGACGGACTGTTCGACTTGTTCATCTTGCGCAAGTGTAACTTGTTCGAGTTCATCCACGTCGTCCGTTTGTTGCTCCGTGGTGAGCACTTGTCGAGCCCGCTCGTCGAGCACGTCAAGACGGGACGCGTCAAGATGAAGACGACGACGGAACGGATGAGTCTCAACATCGACGGAGAATACGGCGGCGAATGCACGGGCGAGATGCGGAACTTGTTCCGTCACTTGACGGTGCTCGCACCGAACGCGCGCATCCGTGAGATGGAAGACCTGAACGCCCAGTATGAACGCGAACAGATGATTAAACAGCTGTTCAACGTGTCAAACGAGAAAGCAGAATGA
- the rlmD gene encoding 23S rRNA (uracil(1939)-C(5))-methyltransferase RlmD, whose translation MLPVQKNDRLDVHIHDLTHEGAGVARVDGYTLFVPNALPGETVEIVVTKTNKQYGFARLIDVKQASADRVEPPCPIFYQCGGCQLQHFSYDGQLRQKRDRVVDALKRLGQFDVPVHETIGMSEPWRYRNKAQVPFKDEGGRLVAGFYRPRSHDIVEMKECLIQDERNDVAVQVVRDVLAAHNVPAYDEKTGRGVIRHVMARYGYHSGELMIVLITKTTKIKGVNEIVADILKRLPDVTSIMQNVNPDKTNVILGSTNKLLYGHETIEDKIGGLTFTISPHSFFQVNPVQTEKLYGKALEYAQLTGTEQVVDAYCGIGTISLFLARKAAHVYGVEVVPEAIEDAKQNALVNEIDNVTYACGAAEDVLPQWKKDGINPDVIVVDPPRKGCAESFLETMVEMAPKRIVYVSCNVATQARDMRYLADRGYKLVEVTPVDMFPHTAHVETVAWMEKVK comes from the coding sequence ATGTTACCAGTCCAAAAAAATGACCGTCTCGACGTCCACATCCACGACCTCACACACGAAGGCGCGGGCGTGGCACGCGTCGACGGTTATACGTTGTTCGTCCCGAACGCACTTCCGGGAGAGACCGTGGAGATCGTCGTGACGAAGACGAACAAACAGTACGGGTTTGCCCGCTTGATCGATGTGAAGCAAGCGAGCGCGGACCGCGTCGAGCCACCATGCCCGATTTTTTATCAGTGCGGGGGCTGTCAGCTTCAACACTTCAGCTATGACGGCCAGCTCCGTCAAAAACGGGACCGTGTCGTCGATGCGTTGAAGCGACTCGGTCAATTCGATGTGCCCGTCCACGAGACAATCGGCATGTCAGAACCATGGCGTTACCGCAACAAGGCGCAAGTGCCGTTCAAAGACGAGGGCGGCCGCCTCGTCGCCGGTTTCTATCGCCCACGTTCGCACGACATCGTCGAGATGAAGGAATGCCTCATCCAAGACGAGCGCAACGATGTGGCCGTCCAAGTCGTCCGTGACGTGCTCGCGGCGCACAATGTGCCTGCGTACGATGAGAAAACCGGACGCGGCGTCATCCGCCACGTCATGGCCCGTTACGGCTACCATTCGGGTGAATTGATGATCGTCCTCATCACGAAGACGACGAAAATCAAAGGTGTGAACGAGATCGTCGCCGACATCTTGAAGCGTCTCCCGGACGTGACGTCGATCATGCAAAACGTCAATCCGGACAAGACGAACGTCATCTTAGGGTCGACGAACAAATTGTTATATGGCCATGAGACGATTGAGGATAAGATCGGTGGACTGACGTTCACGATTTCCCCGCACTCGTTCTTCCAAGTCAACCCGGTTCAGACGGAGAAGTTGTACGGCAAGGCGCTCGAATACGCGCAACTCACCGGGACGGAACAAGTCGTCGACGCCTATTGCGGCATCGGGACGATCAGTCTGTTCCTCGCCCGGAAAGCGGCGCACGTGTACGGCGTCGAAGTCGTGCCGGAAGCAATTGAGGATGCGAAACAGAACGCGCTCGTCAATGAGATCGACAACGTGACGTACGCGTGTGGTGCGGCGGAAGATGTGTTGCCGCAGTGGAAGAAGGATGGCATCAATCCAGACGTCATCGTCGTCGACCCGCCGCGTAAAGGGTGTGCCGAGTCGTTCCTTGAGACGATGGTCGAGATGGCACCGAAACGGATTGTCTACGTATCGTGTAACGTTGCGACGCAGGCACGCGATATGCGTTACCTCGCCGACCGTGGTTACAAATTAGTCGAAGTCACACCGGTCGACATGTTCCCGCATACGGCACATGTGGAGACGGTGGCGTGGATGGAGAAAGTAAAATAA
- a CDS encoding cation diffusion facilitator family transporter: MANENAFLNDDKWLSEDTADSFDFDELEEKLQSQLEEELADLEFLKDEKEKIGNVNYLGNVIKDVVWDQFMNQIAVTAGEDFIKENNGHTLDLRNDAHIQTTENFANGKIATHNTKIDYQRRYDDMQSNFVKDTNGNVVTHKTRSGKEKATLVKGARKPFDNNRPSGSVDKRTDVDHTVSAAEILRDPAANAHMTKNEQIAFANSTENLNEMDSGLNRSKSDMATTEWLDNPNANGQKPNEIFNISDEDDKKLRKKDDEAREEYEKQKNEAEKKSVEAGKQSQKEEAFRLGGKALRAVLMQLLADLVKEIFAKLVKWFKSAKKGLDTLLNSLKEAIHSFISKMKTHMVNAGKTVFTTVVTAIIGPIFGTIKKVWMLLKQGWKSLKDAVDYMKRPENKGKPIGRLLLETGKIIIAGLTGAGALLVGEVIEKSLMTIPIFVVEIPLIGSLASILGIFFGAVVAGIIGAIAINLLDKLIAKKQKQEVQAATIAKGNQIIAKQHQIQIVNETLLDRDKENAQANILGRHQEAVSMMGDAYGNVMEDFVEDFSEIVNLSVIDEENVTINEEIDIASNDLDDLLTGLK, encoded by the coding sequence ATGGCAAATGAAAATGCTTTTCTTAATGATGACAAATGGCTTAGCGAGGATACAGCAGACTCTTTTGACTTCGATGAGTTGGAAGAGAAGCTCCAAAGCCAATTAGAAGAAGAACTTGCTGATTTAGAATTTTTGAAAGATGAAAAAGAAAAAATAGGAAATGTGAACTATCTTGGAAATGTGATTAAGGATGTTGTGTGGGACCAGTTTATGAATCAAATTGCTGTCACCGCTGGGGAAGATTTTATTAAAGAAAATAATGGCCACACACTTGATTTAAGGAACGATGCACATATCCAGACAACAGAAAATTTTGCGAACGGTAAAATCGCAACACACAATACTAAAATTGACTATCAAAGACGTTACGATGATATGCAATCTAATTTTGTAAAAGACACAAATGGAAATGTGGTAACGCACAAAACTAGATCCGGAAAAGAAAAAGCTACGTTGGTTAAAGGTGCAAGAAAACCATTTGACAACAATCGACCAAGTGGTTCTGTTGATAAACGAACAGATGTGGATCACACTGTATCGGCAGCAGAAATTCTACGGGATCCGGCAGCTAACGCTCACATGACAAAAAATGAACAAATTGCCTTTGCCAATAGTACGGAAAATCTTAATGAAATGGATTCGGGCCTTAATCGTTCAAAGAGTGACATGGCAACAACTGAATGGCTTGACAATCCAAACGCTAATGGGCAAAAACCAAATGAGATATTTAATATCAGTGATGAAGATGATAAAAAATTGCGTAAAAAAGATGATGAAGCTCGTGAAGAATACGAGAAGCAGAAAAACGAAGCTGAGAAGAAATCCGTTGAGGCAGGAAAACAATCGCAAAAGGAAGAAGCGTTTCGTCTGGGAGGGAAAGCACTAAGAGCGGTTCTTATGCAATTACTTGCTGATTTGGTTAAGGAAATTTTCGCTAAGTTAGTCAAGTGGTTTAAATCTGCTAAAAAGGGATTAGATACACTTCTAAATAGCTTGAAAGAAGCCATTCATTCATTCATCAGTAAAATGAAAACACACATGGTTAATGCAGGGAAAACAGTGTTTACTACGGTTGTAACAGCAATAATAGGTCCTATTTTTGGAACAATAAAAAAAGTATGGATGTTGTTGAAGCAAGGATGGAAATCACTTAAAGATGCTGTCGACTATATGAAACGGCCGGAGAACAAAGGTAAACCCATCGGTCGTCTTCTTCTTGAAACTGGAAAAATAATTATTGCTGGCTTAACTGGCGCAGGTGCATTGTTAGTTGGAGAGGTCATTGAAAAAAGTTTAATGACCATTCCTATTTTCGTTGTTGAAATTCCTCTGATCGGTAGCTTGGCGAGTATTTTGGGCATATTTTTTGGGGCAGTTGTTGCAGGTATAATCGGTGCGATTGCAATCAATCTTCTTGATAAGCTGATCGCTAAAAAGCAAAAGCAAGAAGTACAGGCTGCTACGATAGCGAAAGGAAATCAAATTATTGCTAAACAGCACCAAATTCAGATTGTTAACGAAACACTACTTGATAGAGATAAAGAAAATGCGCAAGCCAATATTTTGGGAAGACATCAAGAAGCGGTGTCAATGATGGGGGATGCGTACGGAAACGTCATGGAGGACTTTGTTGAAGACTTTTCTGAAATCGTAAATCTATCAGTAATAGATGAAGAAAATGTCACAATCAATGAAGAAATAGATATAGCAAGCAATGATTTAGATGATTTACTTACAGGTTTGAAATAA
- a CDS encoding AAA family ATPase, with amino-acid sequence MHKYSQALINNASKLDALTAGCGEITKLAAVIVENNSKPATIELLKKISDAIDHPKHKIDAKKAALAVNSSLIEFYGYSTIQGICKPTEEIEGDTRTLQDLLDELNALVGLEKVKNKVQDLILYQKVQKMRREKNLHSSKSTLHLAFTGNPGTGKTTVARIIGRIYKRIGLLSKGHFVEVSRTDLIAGYQGQTALKVKKVIEQAIGGVLFIDEAYSITENDHSDSYGRECLTELTKALEDHREDLVVIVAGYTEPMNIFFESNPGLKSRFNTFIAFDDYSPDELDKILIYMCDNNDYTLDEEAKEKIHLYFEQQTLSKGENFANGRLVRNLYDYLVMNHARRVINTPNPSSEELSTIKNIDFTFSGDESEVS; translated from the coding sequence ATGCACAAATACAGTCAAGCATTAATAAATAATGCCTCTAAATTAGATGCACTTACTGCTGGTTGTGGTGAAATAACTAAACTGGCTGCTGTGATTGTAGAAAATAATAGTAAACCTGCTACGATTGAACTTCTAAAAAAAATTTCAGATGCAATTGATCATCCTAAACACAAGATTGATGCTAAGAAGGCTGCACTTGCTGTTAATTCCAGTTTGATTGAGTTTTATGGTTATTCGACCATACAGGGAATCTGCAAACCGACAGAAGAAATAGAGGGGGATACACGAACACTTCAAGATTTACTGGATGAACTGAATGCACTTGTAGGCTTAGAAAAAGTAAAGAATAAAGTCCAAGACTTAATTTTATATCAAAAGGTTCAAAAAATGCGTCGAGAGAAAAATCTTCATTCCTCAAAAAGCACATTACATCTTGCCTTTACTGGAAATCCAGGAACAGGAAAAACAACAGTGGCTCGAATTATAGGCAGAATTTATAAGAGAATCGGATTGCTTTCAAAGGGGCATTTTGTTGAGGTTTCGAGGACGGATTTGATTGCCGGATATCAAGGACAAACTGCACTTAAGGTAAAAAAGGTAATAGAGCAAGCTATTGGTGGTGTCCTATTTATCGATGAAGCCTATAGTATTACAGAAAATGACCACTCTGATTCTTATGGCAGAGAATGTTTAACAGAACTGACTAAAGCTCTAGAGGACCACAGAGAAGATTTGGTCGTGATTGTCGCAGGATATACAGAGCCTATGAATATTTTTTTTGAATCTAATCCTGGTTTGAAGTCTCGATTCAACACATTTATTGCGTTCGATGATTATAGTCCCGATGAATTAGACAAGATATTGATTTATATGTGTGATAATAATGACTATACCTTGGATGAAGAAGCGAAAGAAAAAATCCATTTGTATTTCGAGCAGCAGACATTATCAAAGGGTGAAAACTTCGCAAATGGTAGATTGGTAAGAAATCTTTATGATTACTTAGTTATGAATCACGCGAGACGAGTGATAAATACGCCTAATCCGAGTAGCGAAGAATTATCAACAATTAAAAACATAGATTTTACATTCTCGGGCGATGAGAGTGAGGTTAGTTGA
- a CDS encoding dihydrofolate reductase family protein, with protein MRKIIVLEHVSLDGVIQSPGGQDEDVSEGFTYGGWTGPFASDELGRLIRTQMHRDFALLLGRKTYEQWGDYWPHHADVWPEAQIATKYVASQTLQDSIWEPTVFLTDPIKQLKLLKLEAGPDFHLWGSSDLAHALFQNNLVDECWLIIYPIIIGSGKRLFPNGEMNPITFKSIEHYPMPNGVIVSRYHRK; from the coding sequence ATGAGGAAAATCATTGTACTTGAACATGTATCTTTGGATGGTGTGATTCAATCACCGGGTGGACAAGACGAGGACGTGAGCGAAGGGTTTACGTATGGAGGATGGACAGGACCGTTTGCGAGTGATGAGTTAGGTCGTCTAATTCGGACGCAAATGCACAGAGACTTTGCATTGCTACTTGGGAGAAAGACGTATGAACAATGGGGAGACTATTGGCCCCATCACGCGGATGTTTGGCCGGAAGCACAAATTGCGACAAAGTACGTAGCGTCACAAACGTTGCAGGATAGCATATGGGAACCAACCGTTTTTTTGACGGACCCCATCAAACAGTTAAAGCTATTGAAGCTGGAAGCTGGGCCTGATTTTCATCTCTGGGGAAGCAGTGATTTGGCCCATGCTTTGTTTCAAAACAACCTAGTCGATGAATGTTGGTTGATCATCTATCCGATTATCATAGGGTCAGGGAAGCGCTTGTTCCCAAATGGTGAAATGAATCCAATCACTTTTAAATCTATTGAGCATTATCCGATGCCGAACGGTGTCATCGTCTCTCGTTATCACCGGAAATGA
- a CDS encoding DM13 domain-containing protein: MKTITKLVIGLLLVLIMVIGWWLISPLFLDQTVDEGLPPVSTDTVDMTEDPEAVAPDAEDETMDTETLGLSGMFMDGEKNYQTSGTIQTINADDGLYLRFEEFQTTNGPDLFVYLIQPGTETTEGISLGALKGNTGNQNYLVPEDVDLTQYSTVVIWCRAFDADFGFGELKQ; encoded by the coding sequence ATGAAGACTATCACTAAACTCGTAATCGGTCTCTTGCTCGTCTTAATAATGGTCATTGGGTGGTGGCTAATCTCTCCTCTCTTTCTCGATCAAACAGTAGATGAAGGGCTCCCACCCGTCTCTACAGACACCGTTGATATGACCGAAGATCCGGAAGCTGTAGCGCCCGATGCGGAAGATGAGACAATGGATACAGAGACTCTCGGTTTGTCAGGAATGTTTATGGATGGAGAAAAGAATTACCAAACTTCTGGAACGATACAAACAATTAACGCGGACGATGGTTTGTACCTCAGATTTGAGGAATTTCAAACGACCAATGGACCCGACCTGTTTGTTTATTTGATTCAGCCAGGGACGGAAACGACAGAAGGAATCAGCTTAGGGGCTTTGAAAGGAAACACGGGGAATCAAAACTATTTAGTCCCTGAAGACGTCGACCTCACTCAATATTCGACGGTCGTGATTTGGTGCCGAGCCTTCGATGCGGATTTTGGTTTTGGTGAACTAAAACAATAA
- a CDS encoding AAA family ATPase, whose amino-acid sequence MIVWINGAFGSGKTTAAKQLQQRLPNAFLYDPEQVGFFIRDNLPKDMRLADFQHHPEWRAFNVEMLAKIARSYDGIIIIPMTLVDQLYYDEIIGALQRDGIRVDHYILHADKRTLVRRLNKRFEWFNSWGKAQIDRCLHAFRHDITHDKIETDYLTVEQVVEEIAERSGLTLLASQRSLFVRAFRS is encoded by the coding sequence ATGATCGTTTGGATCAACGGCGCTTTCGGATCAGGAAAAACGACAGCCGCCAAACAATTGCAACAGCGGTTACCGAACGCGTTTTTATATGACCCGGAACAAGTCGGCTTTTTCATTCGCGACAATCTGCCCAAAGACATGCGGCTTGCCGATTTCCAACATCATCCGGAATGGCGGGCGTTCAATGTTGAGATGTTAGCGAAGATTGCCCGGTCATACGATGGCATAATCATCATCCCGATGACGCTCGTGGACCAGCTCTACTACGATGAAATCATTGGAGCCCTACAACGTGACGGGATTCGGGTCGACCATTATATTCTCCACGCCGATAAGCGGACACTCGTAAGACGATTGAATAAGCGCTTCGAATGGTTCAATTCGTGGGGCAAGGCACAAATCGACCGCTGTCTCCACGCCTTTCGTCACGACATCACACATGATAAAATCGAGACCGATTACCTTACAGTCGAACAGGTCGTCGAGGAAATCGCCGAGCGGAGCGGATTGACCCTACTAGCCTCACAACGCAGTCTCTTCGTACGCGCGTTCCGGTCATGA